A window of Haliscomenobacter hydrossis DSM 1100 contains these coding sequences:
- a CDS encoding outer membrane beta-barrel protein: MHKSITLTVFFLALITRISAQIPAGGPPAGGKGFDPSKMNIARVYGKVVDEAGKGVGYATVQIFGKKFNPADRSLKDTMWAGQLTADNGDFNIEKLPMVGDFELVINFLGFAETKQSFNFGMSAPKMPAAGAPNGMPAGGGFPGMGAGASEKDLGNIKLKTEAKTLSEVVITDKASVATLALDRKAYRIDKDLTTAGGTAQDALKNVPSLSVDLDGNVSLRNGSPQIFVDGRPTTLALNQIAADAIESVEVITNPSSKFDAGGGTAGIVNIVLKKEKRLGYNGSVRAGTDTRGGVNFGGDINARGSKVNVFGSLMAMRNRGKMEGETLRENFFGEPASNLTQVSEGQMKGIFANGRAGVDLLLDNRNTLTFSGSYVRGKFSPTDAITNTTDFLYPGNTVTSEYVRSSEQDRSFRNFGVTTQFKHLFPKKGAEWTADFNFNQVRFEGGSAFQTLYDSGFSSREMQESLGQGSFMTIQTDFINPLKKDFKLEGGLKAVMRNNRNDNMNSVFDADLNDWRAVPQLSDHFKFDDDVYAGYLQLSKQSKNWGFQVGLRAESSLYRGALTDRDSSFSIAYPISLFPSAFVTRKLNDQDQIQLAYTRRVNRPNFFQTMPFTDFSDSLNLRRGSPTLLPEFTNSLELSYQNIFAKNHNLLISVYYKQASNLIASYQFTEFNADLNKEVVITSFANSNSASATGAEFTLKNSFFGWLDLTTNLNIFQADVDASNVETGLKASRTSGFLKEIVQIKLPKGFALQFNGEYRSRASFTPSTNNDPFQGGGPAAQNTAQGYTKSYWFLDASIRKDLLKNQGTLTLSASDIFKTRKFGSYTLTDFFSQETSRIMNPQLLRLNFSYRFGKMDMSLFNRKNTRTNMQGGDMMQN, from the coding sequence ATGCACAAATCAATCACCCTCACTGTTTTCTTTTTAGCGCTGATCACCCGAATCAGTGCACAAATTCCTGCTGGTGGCCCGCCTGCTGGTGGCAAAGGCTTCGATCCTTCCAAAATGAACATTGCCCGCGTTTATGGCAAAGTCGTAGACGAAGCGGGTAAGGGCGTGGGCTACGCCACCGTCCAGATTTTTGGCAAAAAATTCAACCCCGCCGACCGTAGCCTTAAAGATACCATGTGGGCAGGTCAACTGACTGCCGACAATGGAGACTTCAACATCGAAAAATTGCCCATGGTCGGCGACTTCGAGTTGGTCATCAATTTTCTAGGCTTCGCCGAAACCAAACAAAGTTTCAACTTCGGCATGTCTGCGCCTAAAATGCCCGCTGCTGGAGCGCCCAATGGCATGCCCGCAGGCGGCGGCTTTCCAGGCATGGGTGCTGGTGCCAGCGAAAAAGACCTGGGCAACATCAAGCTAAAAACAGAAGCCAAAACCTTGAGCGAAGTCGTCATCACCGATAAAGCTTCGGTGGCTACCCTGGCACTCGACCGCAAGGCTTACCGCATCGACAAAGACCTGACCACTGCGGGTGGAACAGCACAGGACGCCTTGAAAAACGTTCCTTCCCTGTCCGTAGATTTGGACGGTAACGTGAGCTTGCGCAATGGCTCACCCCAAATTTTTGTGGATGGCCGCCCGACAACACTCGCCTTGAACCAAATCGCTGCTGACGCGATTGAAAGTGTAGAGGTGATTACCAACCCTTCCTCTAAATTCGACGCGGGTGGTGGTACCGCCGGGATTGTCAACATTGTTTTGAAAAAAGAAAAACGCCTGGGTTACAATGGCAGCGTACGCGCCGGAACCGACACCCGGGGCGGGGTCAACTTTGGTGGCGACATCAACGCCCGGGGGAGTAAAGTGAACGTTTTTGGCTCCCTCATGGCCATGCGCAACCGAGGCAAAATGGAAGGGGAAACCTTGCGGGAAAACTTCTTTGGCGAGCCTGCCTCCAACCTGACCCAAGTTTCCGAAGGCCAGATGAAAGGGATATTCGCTAACGGCCGGGCCGGAGTAGACCTCTTGCTGGACAACCGCAATACCTTGACTTTTAGCGGCAGTTATGTGCGGGGGAAATTCAGCCCCACTGACGCCATCACCAATACCACCGACTTTTTGTATCCCGGCAATACCGTAACCAGTGAGTATGTACGCAGCTCGGAGCAAGACCGTAGCTTCCGCAACTTTGGGGTGACTACTCAGTTCAAACATCTCTTCCCGAAAAAAGGCGCAGAATGGACGGCGGATTTCAACTTCAACCAGGTGCGTTTTGAAGGCGGCAGCGCTTTTCAAACTTTGTACGATTCGGGCTTCAGCAGCCGCGAAATGCAGGAAAGTCTGGGTCAGGGAAGCTTCATGACCATCCAAACAGACTTCATCAACCCACTCAAAAAAGACTTCAAACTCGAAGGTGGCCTGAAAGCCGTGATGCGCAACAACCGCAACGACAACATGAACTCCGTGTTTGATGCAGACCTCAACGATTGGCGGGCGGTTCCGCAGTTGTCCGATCACTTTAAATTCGACGATGATGTGTACGCCGGATACCTGCAACTCAGCAAGCAGAGCAAAAACTGGGGTTTCCAGGTAGGTCTGCGCGCCGAAAGTAGCCTTTACCGGGGAGCTTTGACCGATCGCGATTCTTCGTTCAGCATTGCTTACCCGATCAGTTTGTTCCCCAGTGCGTTTGTGACGCGGAAATTGAACGATCAGGATCAAATTCAGTTGGCGTATACCCGCCGGGTCAATCGGCCGAATTTTTTCCAGACGATGCCTTTTACTGACTTCTCTGATTCGCTCAACTTGCGCCGGGGTAGCCCAACTTTGCTTCCAGAATTTACCAACTCGCTGGAATTGTCGTACCAGAACATCTTTGCCAAAAATCACAACTTGCTGATCTCGGTGTATTACAAGCAGGCCAGCAATTTGATTGCTTCCTACCAGTTCACCGAGTTCAACGCAGATTTGAATAAAGAGGTGGTCATCACCAGTTTTGCCAACAGCAACAGTGCCTCGGCTACCGGAGCAGAATTCACCCTGAAAAACAGCTTCTTTGGCTGGCTGGACCTGACGACCAACCTGAACATCTTCCAAGCTGACGTGGACGCCAGCAATGTGGAGACTGGCCTGAAAGCGAGCCGCACCAGTGGTTTTTTAAAGGAGATTGTACAGATCAAATTGCCGAAAGGTTTTGCGCTGCAATTCAACGGGGAATACCGCTCGCGGGCTTCCTTTACGCCTTCAACCAACAACGACCCCTTCCAGGGTGGTGGTCCCGCTGCCCAAAACACAGCGCAGGGCTACACCAAAAGTTACTGGTTTTTGGATGCCTCTATCCGCAAGGACTTGCTGAAAAACCAGGGAACGTTGACCTTGAGTGCGTCGGATATCTTTAAAACCCGCAAGTTTGGTTCCTACACCTTGACCGATTTCTTTTCGCAAGAAACGTCTCGCATCATGAACCCGCAGTTGCTTCGCCTGAATTTTTCCTACCGTTTTGGGAAAATGGACATGTCGCTCTTCAACCGGAAAAACACCCGGACGAACATGCAGGGCGGGGATATGATGCAGAACTAG
- a CDS encoding Uma2 family endonuclease translates to MAVQTQRKLFTVNDYYKMAEVGILAPEDRFELIHGEIIQMSPIKSFHSSVVDDLHEILVLLLHGQAIVKCQNPLSIDTYSEPEPDLTIAKFQNHKYRHQHPRSEDVHFLIEVADTTLQKDRKIKLPLYAEAGIPEVWIVNLKNNTVEVYTHPIDGRYQELKTLSNGEVLHVEVLGLELEVERIFR, encoded by the coding sequence ATGGCGGTTCAAACGCAACGAAAATTATTTACGGTAAATGATTATTACAAAATGGCCGAGGTAGGTATCCTCGCTCCAGAAGACCGCTTTGAACTGATCCATGGTGAAATTATCCAGATGAGCCCGATAAAAAGTTTTCACTCCAGTGTTGTAGACGATCTACACGAGATCTTGGTTTTGTTGCTCCATGGCCAAGCAATTGTAAAATGCCAAAATCCGTTATCTATTGATACATATTCTGAACCAGAACCAGATTTGACCATCGCAAAATTTCAGAACCATAAATACCGCCATCAACATCCGCGATCTGAGGATGTCCATTTTTTAATTGAAGTAGCCGATACCACCCTCCAAAAAGACCGTAAGATCAAACTGCCCTTATACGCCGAAGCAGGTATTCCCGAAGTGTGGATTGTCAACTTGAAAAACAACACAGTGGAGGTGTATACCCATCCAATTGATGGGAGGTATCAGGAGCTAAAAACCTTGAGTAATGGGGAGGTGCTTCATGTTGAAGTTTTGGGTCTTGAATTGGAGGTGGAGCGGATTTTTAGATGA
- a CDS encoding serine hydrolase domain-containing protein, translated as MSAIDNTLTKLVQDGKTPSVHYTFFNQDSILHTFKTGFADVQHQQEVSDDTLYHAYSATKTFTALAILQLAEQQKIDLDQAASTYLPDFPYPKEITVRQLLTHSAGIVNPIPLSWIHLDTEHSTFDGNNFFRQIILKHATIKSKPNEKFAYTNLGYILLGLMIEKVSGLTYEDYVRENILRRLNLKSEEVDFTVADSTRRAKGYHRKNSFSYFLLGLFMDKQKYMDKAEGIWKPFKPFYVNGAAYGGLIGTPNAFVQYVQALLKPDSVLISNEYKKMLFAENHLNKHQPSGMALSWFCDHLNGTKYCAHAGGGGGYYCEIRIYPEKGLGSVVMFNRTGMTNEKYLDKLDQYFIS; from the coding sequence ATGAGCGCAATAGACAACACCTTAACCAAGCTGGTCCAAGACGGCAAAACCCCTTCGGTACATTATACTTTTTTCAATCAGGACAGTATCCTTCATACGTTCAAAACGGGTTTTGCGGATGTACAACATCAACAAGAAGTGTCCGATGACACCCTATACCATGCGTACTCTGCCACCAAAACCTTTACGGCTTTGGCAATTTTACAACTGGCCGAGCAGCAAAAAATAGATCTCGACCAAGCAGCAAGCACCTATTTACCCGACTTTCCTTATCCGAAAGAGATTACCGTGCGGCAGCTCTTGACCCATTCTGCGGGCATTGTTAACCCGATTCCACTAAGCTGGATCCATTTGGATACTGAACATTCCACGTTTGACGGGAACAATTTTTTTCGTCAAATCATACTCAAACATGCAACAATAAAATCAAAGCCGAATGAAAAATTTGCCTATACCAACCTCGGCTATATTTTACTCGGGTTAATGATTGAAAAGGTGTCGGGGCTAACTTACGAGGACTATGTGCGGGAAAACATTTTGCGCCGCCTGAACCTGAAAAGTGAGGAAGTAGACTTTACCGTAGCAGACAGCACCCGGCGGGCAAAAGGGTACCACAGGAAAAACAGCTTCTCCTATTTTCTTTTGGGCCTTTTTATGGATAAGCAAAAATACATGGACAAGGCTGAAGGCATATGGAAGCCGTTTAAACCTTTTTATGTAAATGGAGCGGCTTATGGCGGGCTGATTGGGACGCCAAATGCATTTGTACAATACGTTCAGGCGCTCTTAAAACCTGATTCGGTGCTCATTTCCAATGAATACAAAAAAATGTTGTTTGCGGAAAACCATTTGAACAAGCACCAGCCAAGCGGAATGGCTTTATCCTGGTTTTGTGACCACTTGAATGGAACAAAATATTGCGCACACGCCGGTGGTGGTGGTGGATATTATTGTGAAATCAGAATATATCCTGAAAAAGGACTGGGAAGTGTGGTCATGTTCAACCGAACCGGGATGACGAACGAAAAGTATTTAGATAAACTTGACCAATACTTCATTTCGTAG
- a CDS encoding sensor histidine kinase, producing the protein MKTSYAIIIQAAVWITIWAVFSFTGNTADRLPGFYLLNTLWVLGFIVFFNVFHRMLLPIFFAGKKMLFTGMVLLTLTGYVAYSVVIDINFRIPEKLSAEARKEVRKKAQVPLEYLIIPSIFLGLMLFGAAASVGGLSAFEKKKKSEEEANRRRLEAEIALLKSQINPHFLVNTLNNLYVLSLTEPEKTPSGLLKLSEMVSYILYECAKPMVPLALDIEFIENYIALQRLRLPPNAHLQVDLPSVVPQEIEIEPMILIPFIENAFKHGLTTKTSCELLVSIQLRGKQLTLEVKNPVLPPKPEQSGNPSGIGLANTQQRLEHSYPHKHTLSIHNDGQTHVVKLQINLAP; encoded by the coding sequence ATGAAAACATCCTACGCCATCATCATACAGGCTGCCGTGTGGATCACGATTTGGGCAGTTTTTTCCTTTACTGGCAATACCGCAGATAGGTTGCCAGGCTTTTATTTGTTGAATACCTTATGGGTTTTGGGTTTTATCGTATTCTTTAATGTGTTTCATCGCATGTTGTTGCCCATTTTTTTTGCGGGCAAAAAAATGCTGTTCACCGGTATGGTTTTGCTGACACTGACGGGGTATGTGGCGTATTCGGTGGTCATCGACATCAATTTTCGCATTCCTGAAAAACTTTCTGCCGAGGCGCGTAAGGAAGTGCGCAAAAAAGCCCAAGTACCGCTCGAGTATTTGATCATCCCGAGTATTTTTCTGGGTTTGATGCTCTTTGGGGCTGCAGCATCGGTAGGAGGGCTTTCGGCCTTTGAAAAGAAGAAAAAAAGCGAAGAAGAAGCCAATCGCAGGCGCTTGGAAGCTGAAATTGCTTTGTTGAAGTCCCAAATCAACCCCCATTTTTTGGTCAACACCTTGAACAACCTCTACGTCCTCTCCCTGACCGAGCCGGAAAAAACGCCGAGTGGGCTCCTGAAGCTCTCCGAAATGGTGAGTTACATTTTATACGAGTGCGCCAAACCGATGGTTCCACTCGCGCTGGACATCGAGTTCATTGAAAATTACATCGCACTACAACGCCTACGCTTGCCACCAAATGCCCATTTGCAGGTGGATTTGCCCAGTGTGGTGCCTCAGGAAATCGAAATTGAACCGATGATTTTGATACCTTTTATAGAAAATGCCTTCAAACACGGCCTGACGACCAAAACGTCTTGTGAGCTGTTGGTGTCGATTCAACTCCGGGGCAAACAACTGACCCTGGAAGTTAAAAACCCGGTGCTTCCACCCAAACCTGAACAAAGTGGCAATCCATCGGGCATCGGCCTGGCCAACACCCAACAGCGCCTGGAGCACTCTTACCCGCATAAGCACACCCTGAGCATCCACAACGATGGGCAAACCCACGTGGTTAAACTCCAAATAAACCTCGCGCCATGA
- a CDS encoding LytR/AlgR family response regulator transcription factor — translation MTFIALDDEPLALVLIEKYARDIPEWTLLATFTDATAAAEYLQNNTVDLLLSDINMPDISGLQFVQALPDERPMIIFVTAYKEYAHEGFNLDVVDYLVKPVAPERFKKALQKAADLLELQRKAEAASAPSPTPLDDHIFVFSEYQKVKILLKDVLYLESMGDYVKIFLQSQPKPILTLDRLKNLATRLYVQGFRRIHRSVVVNVAKVEVVQKARVKVGGTWLAVGETYLGELGGENSQLMYS, via the coding sequence ATGACTTTCATCGCCCTCGACGACGAACCCCTGGCGCTAGTACTCATTGAAAAATACGCTCGGGATATACCCGAGTGGACATTGCTCGCGACCTTTACCGATGCGACCGCCGCCGCCGAATATTTACAAAACAATACCGTCGATCTACTCTTGAGTGACATCAACATGCCCGACATCAGCGGGCTGCAATTCGTGCAAGCGCTGCCTGATGAACGGCCCATGATCATCTTTGTGACGGCTTATAAAGAATATGCCCACGAGGGCTTCAACCTGGATGTGGTGGATTATTTGGTTAAACCTGTTGCACCTGAACGTTTCAAAAAAGCCTTGCAGAAAGCAGCTGATTTACTGGAATTGCAGCGTAAAGCTGAAGCCGCGAGCGCCCCCTCTCCTACGCCTCTGGATGATCATATTTTTGTATTTTCGGAGTATCAGAAGGTGAAAATTTTGCTCAAAGATGTGTTGTATTTGGAGAGTATGGGGGATTATGTGAAAATTTTCCTCCAGTCGCAACCCAAACCCATTTTGACTCTCGATCGTTTGAAAAATCTGGCTACACGTTTGTATGTACAGGGTTTTCGGCGAATTCATCGTTCGGTGGTGGTGAATGTGGCGAAGGTGGAAGTGGTGCAGAAGGCGCGGGTCAAAGTGGGGGGAACTTGGCTGGCGGTTGGGGAAACGTATTTGGGGGAATTGGGGGGTGAAAACTCGCAACTCATGTACTCGTAA